In a single window of the Paramisgurnus dabryanus chromosome 23, PD_genome_1.1, whole genome shotgun sequence genome:
- the LOC135781034 gene encoding histone H3, whose protein sequence is MARTKQTARKSTGGKAPRKQLATKAARKSAPATGGVKKPHRYRPGTVALREIRRYQKSTELLIRKLPFQRLVREIAQDFKTDLRFQSSAVMALQESSEAYLVGLFEDTNLCAIHAKRVTIMPKDIQLARRIRGERA, encoded by the coding sequence ATGGCAAGAACAAAGCAGACCGCTCGTAAATCCACCGGAGGCAAAGCGCCCAGGAAGCAACTCGCCACCAAAGCTGCCCGTAAGAGCGCCCCAGCTACCGGCGGTGTGAAGAAGCCTCATCGTTACAGGCCCGGTACCGTAGCGCTGAGAGAAATCCGCCGCTATCAGAAGTCTACTGAGCTGCTGATCCGTAAGCTGCCTTTCCAGCGTCTGGTGAGAGAAATCGCCCAGGACTTCAAGACTGATCTGCGCTTCCAGAGCTCTGCCGTCATGGCCCTGCAGGAGTCCAGCGAAGCTTATTTGGTCGGTCTGTTTGAGGACACCAACCTGTGCGCCATCCACGCCAAGAGGGTCACCATCATGCCCAAAGACATCCAGCTGGCCCGCCGCATTCGTGGAGAACGCGCCTAA
- the LOC135781743 gene encoding histone H1-like gives MAETAPAVAAAPAKAPKKKSAAKAKKTGPSVGDLIVKAVSASKERNGVSLAALKKALVAGGYDVEKNNSRVKIAIKNLVTKGTLVQTKGTGASGSFKLNKKQTETKAKPVKKAAPKAKKPAAKKPAAAKKPKTAATKKTAAKKSPKKAAKKPAATAAKKATKSPKKAKKPAAPKKAAKSPKKAKAAKPKTAKPKAAKPKKAAPKKK, from the coding sequence atggcagaaacCGCACCAGCTGTTGCCGCAGCGCCGGCCAAAGCGCCCAAGAAGAAATCCGCTGCAAAGGCCAAGAAAACCGGACCAAGCGTGGGTGACCTCATCGTCAAAGCTGTTTCGGCTTCCAAGGAGAGGAACGGCGTCTCTCTCGCTGCCTTGAAGAAAGCGCTCGTCGCCGGCGGCTACGACGTGGAGAAGAACAACTCCCGCGTCAAGATCGCCATCAAGAACCTGGTCACTAAAGGTACCCTGGTCCAGACCAAAGGTACCGGCGCTTCCGGCTCTTTTAAGCTGAACAAAAAGCAGACAGAGACCAAGGCAAAACCAGTGAAGAAAGCCGCTCCTAAAGCAAAGAAGCCTGCAGCTAAGAAACCCGCCGCTGCCAAGAAGCCCAAGACTGCAGCGACAAAGAAGACCGCCGCTAAGAAATCACCCAAGAAAGCAGCGAAGAAACCAGCCGCCACCGCCGCTAAAAAGGCAACAAAGAGCCCCAAGAAAGCAAAGAAGCCAGCGGCTCCTAAGAAAGCAGCGAAGAGCCCCAAGAAAGCGAAAGCTGCCAAACCCAAGACGGCAAAGCCCAAAGCAGCTAAGCCTAAAAAGGCAGCGCCCAAAAAGAAATAG